A single Streptomyces sp. 2114.4 DNA region contains:
- a CDS encoding nicotinate phosphoribosyltransferase, translating to MSDATLTDLYEVTMALSYLHEGMTKPATFSCFVRALPPERGFLIAAGAETVLDFLSGFAVGHDDAEVFAEALRRPARELAPLVGMRFTGEVRAVPEGRVVLAGEPLLEITAPLPQAQLVESYVLNHLTHQTTIASKCVRCVLAARGRSVVDFSLRRTQGTAAACQVARLGAMTGFSGTSNVAAAHAEDLTAVGTMAHSYIEAFGDEEAAFTAFALCHPGPVTFLVDTYATESGVAAAARVLNALGRGDGSAIRLDSGDLAELSFRARTILDNAGLPQVRIVASGGLDEFAVHDLARAGAPIDVFAVGTRIGVSADAPTLDSAYKLVAYDGRPLMKLSAAKATAPGRKQVFRRPGCHDVIGLAEEPVPPGSTPLLETLMRGGVRTTPRGRLEDARRRVAADIAELPATARYIRSPHAVRAKVSKRLAHLTEQVQRRIEREALAPFGSHA from the coding sequence ATGTCGGATGCGACGCTCACCGACCTGTACGAAGTGACCATGGCCCTCTCGTACCTCCACGAGGGCATGACCAAGCCGGCGACCTTCAGCTGCTTCGTGCGGGCCCTGCCGCCGGAGCGGGGGTTCCTGATCGCCGCCGGGGCCGAGACGGTCCTCGACTTCCTCTCCGGCTTCGCTGTCGGACACGACGATGCCGAGGTGTTCGCCGAGGCGCTGCGGCGGCCGGCGAGGGAGCTCGCTCCGCTGGTGGGGATGCGCTTCACCGGGGAGGTCCGGGCCGTGCCGGAGGGCCGGGTCGTCCTGGCGGGTGAACCGCTGCTGGAGATCACCGCTCCGCTGCCGCAGGCGCAGCTCGTGGAGTCGTATGTGCTCAACCACCTCACCCATCAGACGACCATCGCGTCCAAGTGCGTCAGATGCGTGCTCGCCGCACGGGGGCGCTCCGTCGTGGACTTCTCGCTGCGGCGCACCCAGGGAACGGCCGCCGCCTGCCAGGTGGCCCGGCTGGGTGCCATGACCGGATTCAGCGGTACCAGCAATGTGGCGGCGGCCCACGCCGAGGATCTGACGGCGGTGGGCACGATGGCGCACTCGTACATCGAGGCGTTCGGGGACGAGGAGGCGGCGTTCACCGCGTTCGCGCTTTGCCACCCCGGACCGGTGACTTTTCTGGTGGACACCTACGCCACCGAATCCGGCGTCGCGGCAGCGGCCAGGGTACTGAACGCACTGGGCCGCGGTGACGGGTCGGCCATCCGGCTGGACAGCGGTGACCTGGCCGAACTGTCCTTCCGCGCCCGCACGATCCTGGACAACGCGGGACTTCCGCAGGTCCGCATCGTCGCCAGCGGCGGGCTGGACGAATTCGCGGTGCACGATCTGGCACGGGCGGGAGCGCCGATCGACGTCTTTGCCGTGGGCACCCGGATCGGGGTGAGCGCCGACGCCCCCACGCTGGATTCGGCGTACAAGCTCGTCGCCTATGACGGCCGCCCGCTGATGAAGCTGTCGGCGGCGAAGGCGACCGCACCGGGCCGCAAACAGGTCTTCCGCCGGCCCGGGTGCCACGATGTGATCGGCCTGGCCGAGGAGCCGGTTCCCCCGGGCAGTACGCCGCTGCTGGAGACGCTGATGCGCGGGGGCGTGCGCACGACGCCGCGCGGCCGCCTCGAGGACGCCCGGCGGCGGGTCGCGGCCGATATCGCGGAGCTGCCCGCGACCGCCCGGTACATCCGGTCGCCGCACGCCGTTCGGGCGAAGGTCTCGAAGCGGCTCGCCCACCTGACCGAGCAGGTCCAGCGGCGGATCGAGCGCGAGGCCCTGGCCCCGTTCGGCTCGCACGCCTGA
- a CDS encoding dsRBD fold-containing protein, whose protein sequence is MATTVEWPVRLYLFEEDGTTKARVVLRTGTTTLTGHGTARCSPEDRDVPEIGDEIAAGRAMRDLAGQLQRVADLDLEGVGAAPPRHEHRAAYGWADAMA, encoded by the coding sequence ATGGCAACGACAGTCGAGTGGCCCGTCCGTCTCTACCTCTTCGAGGAGGACGGGACGACCAAGGCACGCGTGGTGCTCCGGACCGGAACCACCACCCTCACCGGGCACGGCACGGCCCGCTGCAGCCCCGAGGACCGGGACGTACCGGAGATCGGGGACGAGATCGCGGCCGGGCGCGCGATGAGGGACCTCGCGGGGCAACTGCAGCGCGTGGCGGATCTTGATCTTGAAGGGGTCGGTGCCGCGCCGCCCCGGCACGAGCACCGCGCCGCGTACGGCTGGGCCGACGCGATGGCGTGA
- the ppk2 gene encoding polyphosphate kinase 2 gives MADKQGGTGAGKLSRPRYESELYRLQTELVKLQEWVRTEGARLVVVFEGRDAAGKGSTIKRVTQYLNPRVARIVALPRPTERERTQWYFQRYAEHLPAAGEIVLFDRSWYNRAGVERVMGFCTPAEHQRFLRQCPVFERMLVEDGILLRKYWFSVSDEVQERRFRRRLEDPTRRWKLSPMDLESLTRWEEYSRAKDEMFVHTDIAESPWYVVESDDKRRARLNMIAHLLSTVPYHAVTPPQLTLPPRPPATGYQRPPRDLQTYVPDHAAGLTR, from the coding sequence ATGGCGGACAAGCAGGGCGGCACCGGCGCCGGAAAGCTGTCGCGGCCGCGGTACGAGTCGGAGCTGTACCGGCTGCAGACGGAGCTGGTGAAGCTCCAGGAGTGGGTGCGCACCGAGGGTGCCCGGCTCGTCGTGGTCTTCGAGGGGCGTGACGCGGCCGGCAAAGGAAGCACCATCAAACGGGTCACCCAGTACCTCAATCCCCGGGTGGCACGGATCGTGGCGCTGCCGCGGCCCACCGAGCGGGAGCGCACGCAGTGGTACTTCCAGCGCTATGCGGAGCACCTTCCCGCGGCGGGCGAGATCGTGCTGTTCGACCGCAGTTGGTACAACCGGGCCGGTGTCGAACGGGTCATGGGCTTTTGCACCCCGGCCGAACACCAGCGGTTTCTGCGGCAGTGCCCGGTCTTCGAGCGGATGCTGGTGGAGGACGGGATCCTGCTGCGCAAATACTGGTTCTCGGTGAGCGACGAGGTGCAGGAGCGGCGGTTCCGGCGCCGGCTGGAGGACCCCACCCGGCGCTGGAAGCTCTCCCCCATGGATCTGGAGTCGCTGACCCGCTGGGAGGAGTATTCGCGGGCCAAGGACGAGATGTTCGTGCACACGGACATCGCGGAGTCGCCGTGGTACGTCGTCGAGAGCGACGACAAGCGCCGGGCCCGCCTGAACATGATCGCCCACCTGCTGTCGACGGTGCCCTATCACGCCGTCACCCCGCCACAGCTGACCCTGCCGCCACGGCCGCCGGCCACCGGCTACCAGCGGCCGCCCCGGGACCTGCAGACCTACGTCCCGGATCATGCGGCCGGGCTGACGAGGTAG
- a CDS encoding HAD family phosphatase: MSGVPLAACLHSLRAVVFDTDGVITDSARMHAAAWKGAFDACLTAAGGQRPFDPVDDYLRYVDGRSRQDGAAAFLRARGLDLPPGTPQDAPGTDTVAAVAARKDELFTARLRTEAVATWPGTVRLLRVLWDLGVPCAAVSASRHATELLAAADVLGLFRAVVDGNEARRLNLPGKPDPALFLEAVRRLGVPAADTAVVEDALAGVEAGRRGGFGLVVGVDRTAGPYSATALRRRGADVVVADPGELLTAGEGG, encoded by the coding sequence ATGAGCGGCGTCCCTTTGGCCGCTTGTCTGCATTCGCTGCGGGCCGTGGTCTTCGACACCGACGGGGTCATCACCGACTCCGCGCGGATGCATGCCGCGGCCTGGAAGGGCGCCTTCGACGCGTGTCTGACGGCCGCGGGCGGACAACGCCCCTTCGACCCGGTGGACGACTATCTGCGCTATGTCGACGGCCGGTCCCGGCAGGACGGGGCGGCCGCCTTCCTGCGCGCACGCGGCCTCGATCTGCCGCCCGGCACACCACAGGACGCGCCGGGCACGGACACCGTCGCCGCCGTCGCGGCCCGCAAGGACGAGCTGTTCACCGCGCGCCTGCGGACCGAGGCCGTCGCCACCTGGCCCGGCACCGTGCGCCTGCTGCGGGTGCTGTGGGACCTCGGGGTGCCGTGCGCCGCCGTCTCGGCGTCCCGCCATGCCACCGAGCTGCTGGCCGCTGCCGACGTGCTCGGGCTCTTCCGGGCCGTGGTGGACGGCAACGAGGCGCGCCGGCTGAACCTGCCCGGCAAACCGGACCCCGCGCTCTTCCTCGAAGCGGTCCGGCGGCTCGGTGTCCCGGCCGCGGACACCGCCGTGGTGGAGGACGCCCTCGCCGGTGTCGAGGCCGGCCGCCGGGGCGGATTCGGCCTGGTGGTGGGCGTGGACCGGACGGCAGGACCATACAGTGCCACCGCCCTGCGCCGCCGTGGCGCCGATGTGGTCGTGGCCGACCCGGGCGAGCTGCTGACGGCCGGGGAGGGGGGATGA
- a CDS encoding universal stress protein — MNDVITAGVDGTPESLSAILWAAHEARLRHARLRLLHAWVLLAPEPVDRPLEELEEGDQNYWPHRMMEEAVAAVRTRFPDLPVDPVLVPADPLDALQKAAGESDLLVLGSRDLGPVSRFALGELGLKLVAHTECPTVLVRARPGIAATGQDGEVVVGLGLHGPCEALLAFAFDAAARRGAALRAVHGRHLPSYVYNRGGGVEPVLAEQAARDARQELAAALHPWREKYPDLRVNERVVMESPAPALLHSAADTRLLIVGRRHRRRLPAPRIGHVVQAAVHHAPCPVAVVPHE; from the coding sequence ATGAACGACGTCATCACCGCCGGTGTGGACGGTACGCCCGAGTCCCTGTCCGCGATCCTGTGGGCGGCACACGAAGCACGGCTGCGCCACGCGCGCCTGCGGCTGCTGCATGCCTGGGTGCTGCTCGCGCCGGAGCCGGTGGACCGTCCCCTGGAGGAGCTGGAGGAGGGGGACCAGAACTACTGGCCCCACCGGATGATGGAGGAAGCCGTCGCCGCGGTGCGCACCCGCTTCCCTGACCTTCCGGTGGACCCGGTCCTGGTGCCCGCGGACCCTCTGGACGCCCTGCAAAAGGCCGCGGGAGAGTCGGATCTGCTGGTCCTCGGCTCACGGGACCTGGGCCCGGTGTCCCGCTTCGCCCTCGGTGAGCTCGGACTGAAGCTGGTGGCGCACACCGAGTGCCCCACGGTGCTGGTACGCGCCCGGCCGGGCATCGCGGCGACCGGGCAGGACGGAGAGGTGGTGGTGGGGCTGGGCCTGCACGGGCCGTGCGAGGCGCTGCTCGCCTTCGCCTTCGACGCCGCCGCCCGCCGGGGTGCCGCGCTGCGCGCCGTGCACGGCAGGCACCTGCCCTCGTACGTCTACAACCGGGGCGGCGGCGTGGAACCGGTCCTCGCCGAGCAGGCGGCACGCGACGCGCGGCAGGAGCTGGCCGCGGCGCTGCATCCGTGGCGGGAGAAGTACCCGGACCTGCGGGTGAACGAGCGGGTGGTGATGGAGAGTCCGGCGCCGGCCCTGTTGCACAGCGCCGCGGACACCCGGCTGCTGATCGTCGGCCGGCGGCACCGGCGCCGGCTGCCGGCACCGCGGATCGGCCATGTCGTCCAGGCGGCCGTCCACCACGCTCCGTGTCCGGTGGCCGTGGTGCCGCACGAGTGA
- a CDS encoding universal stress protein yields the protein MEHPLTVGTDGSDAAFRSLDWAVDEAARHTLPLRIVHASRWERYEGTSSAPVPERPVEQVLAEDIVASAADHVRRRHADVRVSAEVLADDAVTVLLNEGLHASALVLGSRGHGEIAGLLLGSVSLTVAARARCPVIVVRGDPAGLAGTHERVLLGVADPAGEMAAVRFAFREAEARGCTLEAVCAWRRPAPGTAEESPGEAHRSDEEQATALLDDALAEAAGAHPAVRVERAVVEGPAHKVLVHRAAAADLLVVGAQCRQGHFGLQPGRVAHTALCHAACPVAVVPRTA from the coding sequence ATGGAGCATCCGCTGACCGTCGGGACCGATGGATCGGATGCCGCGTTCCGGTCGCTGGACTGGGCGGTGGACGAGGCGGCACGCCACACCCTCCCGCTGCGGATCGTCCATGCCTCCCGGTGGGAGCGCTACGAGGGCACCTCGTCGGCGCCGGTCCCGGAACGCCCCGTCGAGCAGGTGCTCGCGGAGGACATCGTGGCGTCCGCCGCCGACCACGTCCGCCGCCGTCATGCCGACGTCAGGGTCTCGGCGGAGGTGCTGGCCGACGACGCGGTCACCGTCCTGCTGAACGAGGGCCTGCACGCCTCGGCGCTGGTCCTGGGGTCGCGGGGGCACGGGGAGATCGCCGGTCTGCTGCTCGGGTCGGTCAGCCTGACGGTGGCCGCCCGCGCCCGGTGCCCGGTGATCGTGGTCCGCGGTGACCCGGCCGGACTCGCGGGCACCCACGAGCGTGTCCTCCTCGGCGTCGCCGACCCGGCCGGTGAAATGGCGGCCGTCCGCTTCGCCTTCCGCGAGGCCGAGGCCCGCGGCTGCACGCTGGAGGCGGTCTGCGCCTGGCGCCGCCCGGCACCCGGGACGGCCGAGGAGTCCCCAGGGGAGGCCCATCGCTCCGACGAGGAGCAGGCCACGGCGCTGCTGGACGATGCCCTGGCCGAGGCGGCCGGCGCCCATCCGGCGGTGCGGGTGGAGCGCGCCGTGGTCGAGGGGCCGGCGCACAAGGTCCTGGTGCACCGCGCCGCCGCGGCCGATCTGCTGGTGGTCGGGGCGCAGTGCCGCCAGGGACACTTCGGTCTGCAGCCCGGCCGGGTGGCGCACACCGCTCTCTGCCATGCCGCCTGCCCCGTGGCGGTCGTGCCCCGGACCGCCTGA